cccagcccccaTCCTGGTGGACCAAACATCCATCCCAGCCAGGGAAGAAGCGCCCCAGCTGGGTCTCCCTCACTGGGCCACGAGGCCCTAAAGTTGCAGCCCAGCTCTGCGgctgccccatccccaccccctccctcctgctgccacCTGACACCCCAGCAGCTCTCTCCGGACTCAGACCTTTGTCCCGGCTGCTCCCCACTCAGccacctctctctgctcttcaAGCTCCTGTCTTCCAGGTGGCCTTCCTGGCTCCCCTTAGCTGGTCAGGACCCCTCTTTCATGTTCCCACTGTCCCCAGCCAGCTTGGGAGATGCTCCAGGACAGGGCCTGGCGCCAGGTCACCTCTGGCCCCCAGCACGGCCCGGAATAAGGCCTGGCCTGGGCAGAGCTGCAGAGCTCAGAGACACAGACAGCTCTCAGTAGAGATAAAGGCTGGAATGATGGTATGGAACACCGTGATGTGAGCAGAAGCTTCTGTGACGGGGAGGGGTCCCCGGGCTTTCTCTCCCCTAGCTCTCCCCTGAAGCGCCGGCCCAGGGCTGGCATCACCTTAGGATCTGGCTCACTCAGACTGAAGGTCAGGAAGGACAGGATGTCATAGTCATCtggaagggggaagagaagggaaggtaAGACGCCCCCCTCGGCCCAGTGGCCTGTGTGCTCAGCCCTCACCCCCAGGCCCCATTACATTCTGGGCAGGCTGGAGATCTGGGCAGCTCTATCCTTCATCTTGCTCACTTCATAGGAAACGTGTGGGGGGCAGACAAGCAGGGGGGTGGATGGTGAGTGTGGACCCACACACAGAGCCAAAGGTGGGTGCCCCACAGTGAGTGGGTAAACTGGACAGTCCTGGGCAAGAGCCAGGGCAACAGACTGACACCCTCAGGGCCCAGAGCGTGGCCTCTACTGGTAGAAGCAAGCACTCAGCAGCCACCCCCTCAGCAGGGCTCTGATCATTTCACTCTCCTCCTCAGaaaccttccatggctccctaGGGCCTAGAGCCTAAAGACCAAAGTCCTAGCCTTCAAGAACTCCCACTCTCAGGTTCTATTCTGCTTTCCAGCTGTGGGTCCCTCCGTGGACTCTCCATGACGTTACATCCTTTTGCTCCGGTTCCCTAAATGTCTCTCGTGGCTGCCTTTTTCTGCTTGCCCCACAGTCCTCAGCTGGGGGCATGTATGAGGCCATCACCGGAATAAAGGCTTCTGGTGCTTATCCTATTTGAGACTCAGCAGCCCTGCAAGGCCCATGCGACCTCCCCCAGTGGCAGCAGAGGCCTGGAGAGGGCTTGTGCATGACTTCCCAGGCCACGTAGAGAGGAAGTGGCTAGCCCCATGCCCAGAgccgtttatttttatttttttttaaatttttatttatttatgatagtcacagagagagagagagaggcagagacacaggcggagggagaagcaggctccatgcaccgggagcctgatgtgggatttgatcccgggtctccaggatcgcaccccgggccaaaggcaggcgccaaaccgctgcgccacccagggatccctccagagCCGTTTAGAAGGTGTGCGCAGGATGAGTCATTAGGTACCACtctctgccctcacctgcccagAAGGCCCTCACCTGCCAGGGTGCTGGTGGCTGCCGAGACCCCAAAGAAACCTCCAGGAACCAAAAGCAGGGGCCCGGTGTCAACGCAAACCTCATATAGGTCACTGGGAGTGAGGCCACTGCTCAGGGACACCTGAGGGGTACAGAGGAGTGAGCCCCTTGCAGATAgaaccctctcctctcccctgacCTGGACCAGCTGTGGGGCACTGTCCCCATCTCTGATTCACCGGCTCCCCTGGTTCTAAAGTAGAGCTTGCAGGCGGCTGCAGGGCTTGGCATCAGAatggcatgggggtggggggtggacacGCTCACCTGGTCTCACTCCAGCCCACGTAAGTGTGTGCTCTGGGAGTTAACAGTGTgtgcagggaggaggagcccgCATGTGCCAGGAACCCCGTGCGGCGGCACGGGCATGACTCTGTTGGGGTCACGGGGCTCGCACAGCAGCTGTGTAGCTCTgggccctccagccctccagcccccacccagaGAAGCTGCAGAAGCCGGAGGGGCCACTCACACGCAGCCTGTGCCCCCAGTACGTGATCCGTGCCGTGAAGGGTCGTGGCAGGTTGCGGAAGTCCCAGCGGCAGGAGCCCAGCTCGCCGCTGGCTCCGTCCCTGTGGGCACAGGACCCAAGGTCTGGTCGCGGGGGTGGTCCCGGGGGCTGCTCTGCGCAGgcgtcctggggacccgggacgGGACAGGTCCCTGTGGCCTAGCTGAGTCTGCTTCTATAGCAGGAGGAGAGGCGCAGGAAAGCAGGCCTCGCCTGGCGGAGCTGGGAGTTGGAGTTTACAGAAGAGGCCAAGGCCTCCCTGTGCCACGTCCCTGGGGGACAGAGCCTGAGGGGTGTGGGTCCTGCCCTCAGGTCCCCGGGCCCTCCCTTGACCTCCACATCCGCCTGCGCCTGTGGGGAaggcttctcctccctctcctttctcccgGCCTGACTCAGCAGGACTGAGTCGGGACAGGTGGCACAGACAAGTTCTGGGGGCCCGAGGGGGCCGAGGCTCCGTGGGGCGGAGGCGCACAGCAGGTGCTCCCCAGCCGGGCacagggcggggagggaggccagCTCCGGGGGCAGCCTGTGTCACCTTGGCTGTGTGACCAGCCCTCCCAAACCTGAATTTTCCCCACCttcaaaatgaggataataattggAACTACCTCATAACATTGTTATGAGGATTTAACTAAGACCGTGACTGTAAAGTGCTCGGCCCGGTGCCAGGCGCACAGGTAGTCTCTGCTCCATAAACATGAGCAATTACTCTAATTGTTATGAGCTGAGGGGTATTTGCTGAGCGACACTGACGGGCTGGCCCTGCTCCCGGATGGGACGGGAAGCCACGTCAGCTGGAAGAGGGGTGGCGCAGGGCAGGGCGCAGGCCACATGGCCTCCAATCTTGGCCCTGTGCGCACAGccgtgtgacctcgggcaagtcgctccacctctctgggcctccccgGCCGGCCTGCAATTGGGGGCCAAGAATCCCTCGCCGCCAGGGTGCTGCTGCTCAGAGGCGGTGTTGTGAGTGACCACACTCGGCACATGCTCCCCCTTGTGTCCTTTGACACCCCCCACCGGGGTGGGGGCCCTAGGCATTGAGGACTCAGTGGGGCCGTTCCTGGGAAGCGCAAACAAACTCAGGGCCCTGCCCTGGAGGAGGCCCCGCGGGGACCAAGGAGACAGGAGTTCCAGGGCAGCAGCTCAGATAAGAGGCCAGTGAAGAGGGCACAGCCGGGCGGTGtcggtgggggggtggagggggggcgcCTCAGGACCCAGGCTGGGGCTCGGGTAGGCAGTGAGGGTACCGCGGAGGCCCCGGGAGCGGGCTGGGGTCAGTCCCGACAGGCGCTTACCCGTGCGACTCGAGGCGAGTGTGCCCATCACTGGCCAGCACGCGGATGACGGGGCTCTGCTGCGGGGATGACAAGCGGCCTGAGCCGTGGGTGTGGGCTGGAGTGCGAAGTGTGGACGGGAGGGCGGCCCGGAGATCACCACTCACCTGGGTGTCCTCGGCCGAGGAGTCGAAGAGGATCCCGATGCCGTCCCACGAGGTCAGTCCCCCCGGGGCCAAGCCCACCTGGCCTTTGTCCCGGGTGTACCACACGGCCTGCGGGGCCCCAGCTGCTCAGCCCGGGGACCTCGGGACACCGGAGCCTCTGGATCGCCACCCGCCTCCCcagctcacccccccccccccgcccctgctgggTCTCGGCTGGGGCCACTCACCATGCCCTGGGCTCCCAGGCGCCCCGGCCCCGTCACCCTCATCTGCACCTCCACCTCCCAGGCCGAGAAGAGGACAGGAGCCCTGCTCCACACGGCACCACTGAGGCTCTGCGTGGACGGGGCCAGGCGCACTTCTTCCGGGCCCAGTACGGCACCTGCGGACCGGGGCAGCTCAGAGCcgggccgcccccctcccctgccctccgtCATTCTCTGTCTGGCCTGGGCCGCACTCTGGGGGAGCAAGGAGGTGACATCAGGGCCTGCCAGTAAATAACAGGCCCACTGTCACATACGGGAACCCACTGCAGACGTGAGCgctggagcccagcacagagctgaagCCCCCCACA
This portion of the Vulpes lagopus strain Blue_001 chromosome 2, ASM1834538v1, whole genome shotgun sequence genome encodes:
- the LMAN1L gene encoding protein ERGIC-53-like isoform X6; amino-acid sequence: MTEGRGGGRPGSELPRSAGAVLGPEEVRLAPSTQSLSGAVWSRAPVLFSAWEVEVQMRVTGPGRLGAQGMAVWYTRDKGQVGLAPGGLTSWDGIGILFDSSAEDTQVSGDLRAALPSTLRTPAHTHGSGRLSSPQQSPVIRVLASDGHTRLESHGDGASGELGSCRWDFRNLPRPFTARITYWGHRLRVSLSSGLTPSDLYEVCVDTGPLLLVPGGFFGVSAATSTLADDYDILSFLTFSLSEPDPKPLHQPLLEMEERRLARQLEGLRVRLALGTREDAMPKLSSKVQEEGERRFGLQETLGRHRQILQALQGLSERLAQAERQWKMQLGSLGHARPVGAWDSAKVCALLHRQRTLLQDLQEIRDAAARVASRAQLFYLPVGTKHHFLELAQILSLLQKDVQGPLVRGKKAAAKPPCSPGQAPGVSSCLQPGIFLLFLLIQTLGFFCYEYFRQVPGQ
- the LMAN1L gene encoding protein ERGIC-53-like isoform X3, yielding MTEGRGGGRPGSELPRSAGAVLGPEEVRLAPSTQSLSGAVWSRAPVLFSAWEVEVQMRVTGPGRLGAQGMAVWYTRDKGQVGLAPGGLTSWDGIGILFDSSAEDTQVSGDLRAALPSTLRTPAHTHGSGRLSSPQQSPVIRVLASDGHTRLESHGDGASGELGSCRWDFRNLPRPFTARITYWGHRLRVSLSSGLTPSDLYEVCVDTGPLLLVPGGFFGVSAATSTLADDYDILSFLTFSLSEPDPKPLHQPLLEMEERRLARQLEGLRVRLALGTREDAMPKLSSKVQEEGERRFGLQETLGRHRQILQALQGLSERLAQAERQWKMQLGSLGHARPVGAWDSAKVCALLHRQRTLLQDLQEIRDAAARVASRAQLFYLPVGTKHHFLELAQILSLLQKDVQGPLVRGKKAAAKPPCSPGQAPGVSSCLQPGIFLLFLLIQTLGFFCYEYFRYLDSELQAGKEVKEWLHCQKTKIPHEP